ACCAAAAGGCTCTTTTGCTGAAGATTATGAGGCTACTGCTGCAACAGATACACCAGAACACGCGCTACCAAGTAGTTCTATATTGGCAGAGGAATTAGAATAAAATCTCTTGCTGCATTCCACCTACCTAATCCTTATACGGGATAACGCAGGTAAATTTTAAACTGCGTTATCCTAGTTTTCTATTATTAGCACTCAACGACGCTTATAAAAGAAAGTTATCAGTTGCCAACTACCAATTACCAATTACCAATTATCAATCACAGCGATCGCCAAAAGTTCTTTAAAATACTATATTTGTTTGCTTCTATCTGCGGTTATAATTTTTACTAGGGCTGATTGAGGTAAATAGTATATCTGGATATCAAAATTAAATAGGATCTGTTCGAGCTATTTCGATTTTGATTATGTCAGAACTTTCAGACAATTTTACTCTTGAAAACGGTATTTGTGTAACATTTTCTACAGACTAAAATTTCAAACGTGGGTATGTTGTCTGGTAATGTAGAATCGTGGTTTAAAGTGCTGAAAAACTGTCAAATTTATCAAATTTACTGAAAGAGCTTCTAATAATTCTCCAACTTTAAATCTGTAGCCCATTAACGAAAAAATTGCGGTAACACTGTCATGACTGACTCCACCAAAACCCTATGTCCTTATTGTGGTGTCGGCTGCGGCTTAGAAGTCTCACCCCCAGCCGCTGCTGGCAAAGCGACCAATCGAGACAGTCAAGGGAATCCAGTCTGGAAAGTGAGAGGGGATAAAGCCCATCCTTCCAGTCAAGGAATGGTGTGCGTCAAAGGCGCGACAATAGCAGAAGCGATCGCCAAAAGCCGCTTGCGTTATCCGATGGTGAGAGACTCGCTCAATGAAGAGTTCCGCCAGGTAAGCTGGGAAGAAGCACTAGAAAAAATCGTCAATCGCATTCAAACAGTCCGCCTGACTCAAGGGGCTGATGCAATTTGCATGTATGGTTCCGGTCAGTTTCAGACCGAAGACTATTACATCGCGCAAAAACTCATGAAGGGGTGTTTGGGGACGAATAACTTTGATGCCAATTCTCGCCTGTGCATGTCGTCCGCGGTATCTGGTTACATACAGAGTTTTGGTGCTGACGGTCCTCCCTGTTGCTACGAAGATTTAGAACAAACCGATTGCGCTTTTTTAATCGGTACGAACACTGCTGAGTGTCATCCAATTGTTTTCAACCGCCTCAACAAATACTGCAAGCAGAACCGCAACGTCAAAATGGTCGTTGTCGATCCCCGCTACACAACTACGGCGGAAGCTGCTGACTTGCATCTGGCGATTCATCCTGGTACAGATATCGACTTACTTAACGGGATCGCCCATTTGTTAATGCGTTGGGGCTGTATCGACTTAGATTTTATTGAAGATTGTACGAGTAATTTTCCTGCTTATGCAGAGGTAATTCAAGATTACACCCCAGAGATGGTGGCGCAAAAATGCGGAATCTCTGCTGCCGATTTAGAGACGGCGGCGCGATACTGGAAAGAATCGAAGCGCGTCCTATCTATGTGGTCGATGGGCGTAAACCAGTCTTCAGAAGGTACGGCAAAGGTCAGAACCATTATCAACTTGCACCTCATGACAGGGCAAATTGGCAAGCCTGGTGCGGGTCCATTTTCCCTCACGGGACAGCCGAATGCAATGGGCGGACGGGAAGCAGGGGGATTGGCACATCTGCTTCCAGGTTACCGCAGCGTGAAAAATCCACAACACCGCGCCGAGTTAGAGCAACTTTGGGGTCTGCCAACTGGTAGTATCTCGTCTGAGACTGGTAGAAATACTTGGGAAATTATCACGGGCTTGGAGTCTGGGGAAGTCGGCGTATTGTGGATTGCAGCAACTAACCCAGCTGTAAGTATGCCAGATTTGGAAAGGACGAAAGCAGCACTATTGCGATCGCCTTTTACCATTTACCAAGATGCCTACTATCCTACCGAAACTGCTGCCTACGCCCACGTCTTGCTTCCCGCCGCACAGTGGAGTGAAAAGACGGGCGTAATGACAAATTCCGAACGGCGCGTAACTCTGTGTAGTGCCTTTCGTCAGCCACCAGGAGAAGCTAAAGCAGACTGGGAAATCTTTGCTGAAGTTGGGAGAAGGTTGGGCTTTACCGAACAGTTTGCTTTTTCTGCTGCCACCCAAGTTTACGCTGAATTTACCAAAGTTACGCGCGATCGCCCTTGCGACATGTCAGGATTGAGTCACGAACGCCTCCGCGCCGAAGGACCGCAGCAATGGCCCTGTCCCGAATCTGAATTAGGTAAATCGGATCGTCACGAAAAAGCCAAACGATTGTATACAGACTTTAAATTCCATACCCCTGATGGTAGGGCGAAGTTCGCCGCCTATCACTCGCGGGGACTGGCAGAACCACCCGATCCGCAATATCCTTATGTCCTGACAAACGGACGATTATACGGGCATTGGCACACCCTAACTCGCACGGGCAGAATTGATAAAATTCAACAGATGCATCCCAACCCATTTATCGAAATTCATCCCCGCGATGCTGCGAGTTTGAAAATTAACAATGACGATTGGGTAGAAGTGCGATCGCGACGTGGTAAAGCCAAATTTCCTGCTAAAGTAACAAAAGCGATCGCTCCTGGTACTGTGTTTGTGCCGATGCACTGGGGCGCGTTGTGGGCAGAACAAGCTGAAGCCAATGCCCTCACCCATCCCGAATCTTGTCCTGATTCCAAACAGCCAGAATTAAAAGCTTGTGCGGTGCAACTGATTCCTCTGAGCAACAACTTTTTCTCATATCAAGAAGCGGAGCAATACGATCCTGCGCCCTCGCCTATTTCTGTGTGAGCAAAACAATTCAAAATTCAAATTCAAAATTCAAAATTTCAGAGAGTACAACCCAATACTTTTCGGTTAAGACAAGATCCCCCCTAACCCACGGACACTTTACTCAAATCGGGAAACCTGCCCACGTAAGTGTCCTCCCCTTAAAAAGGGGGGAACTTAAGCCCCCTTTTTAAGGGGGTTGGGGGATCTTCCAAGATCTTTGCATCACTAATCGAGATGTATTGGGGTACAACCCTCTAACAAATGTCTGTGCCTCTCTCTGGCTCAAGCAACGTCAAGAGTGCAAATTCTAGTAGCTACGGATGCAAGTAAAGAGTTAAAGTAAATACTTAAGATTATAAAGATTTATTAAAGGCGATCGCCTCTATGACGGTTCTCCTGTTGGCAGTGTCGAGCTTTATTGCTTGGGTTATTAGTAGCTTAGCTGGTGGGGGAAGTCCGTTTATTATTATTCCGATGGTAAACTTCCTGCTGGAAACGCCAGCTATTCCGCCAGTCGTGACCACAGGCATGTTATTGGGGAACTTGCAACGAGTTTTTGTTTTTTGGCAAGATATAGACTGGCGGCTCACTTGGTGGTATTTGCCTGGTGCAGTGTCGGGGGCGATTTTGGGTGCGATCGCGTTTACTCAAACTCATCTAGAGTGGATACAAACTCTACTAGGGCTATTTTTAGTCAGTTCTGCTTTCAGTATGTTTGTAGGCGAGAGCAAACCAACTTTTCAAGTACCAGGTTGGGTTTTCTTACCTGCTGGTTTCATTCATGCTTTTCTCTCAGGCTTACTCGGTAGTATTGGTCCAATCTTAAATCCACTGTATTTAAATTACGGCTTATTCAAAGAAAAAATGATCGGCACGAAATCCGCCC
This window of the Chroococcidiopsis thermalis PCC 7203 genome carries:
- a CDS encoding sulfite exporter TauE/SafE family protein; the encoded protein is MTVLLLAVSSFIAWVISSLAGGGSPFIIIPMVNFLLETPAIPPVVTTGMLLGNLQRVFVFWQDIDWRLTWWYLPGAVSGAILGAIAFTQTHLEWIQTLLGLFLVSSAFSMFVGESKPTFQVPGWVFLPAGFIHAFLSGLLGSIGPILNPLYLNYGLFKEKMIGTKSAHVLVVHIAKMCTYASLGAFTKSYLWYGLVIGMAAIPANWVGQQMLQKMSNEQFHKFVTVLITISGLSILWNQRKFFAILLQ
- a CDS encoding molybdopterin oxidoreductase family protein, translating into MTDSTKTLCPYCGVGCGLEVSPPAAAGKATNRDSQGNPVWKVRGDKAHPSSQGMVCVKGATIAEAIAKSRLRYPMVRDSLNEEFRQVSWEEALEKIVNRIQTVRLTQGADAICMYGSGQFQTEDYYIAQKLMKGCLGTNNFDANSRLCMSSAVSGYIQSFGADGPPCCYEDLEQTDCAFLIGTNTAECHPIVFNRLNKYCKQNRNVKMVVVDPRYTTTAEAADLHLAIHPGTDIDLLNGIAHLLMRWGCIDLDFIEDCTSNFPAYAEVIQDYTPEMVAQKCGISAADLETAARYWKESKRVLSMWSMGVNQSSEGTAKVRTIINLHLMTGQIGKPGAGPFSLTGQPNAMGGREAGGLAHLLPGYRSVKNPQHRAELEQLWGLPTGSISSETGRNTWEIITGLESGEVGVLWIAATNPAVSMPDLERTKAALLRSPFTIYQDAYYPTETAAYAHVLLPAAQWSEKTGVMTNSERRVTLCSAFRQPPGEAKADWEIFAEVGRRLGFTEQFAFSAATQVYAEFTKVTRDRPCDMSGLSHERLRAEGPQQWPCPESELGKSDRHEKAKRLYTDFKFHTPDGRAKFAAYHSRGLAEPPDPQYPYVLTNGRLYGHWHTLTRTGRIDKIQQMHPNPFIEIHPRDAASLKINNDDWVEVRSRRGKAKFPAKVTKAIAPGTVFVPMHWGALWAEQAEANALTHPESCPDSKQPELKACAVQLIPLSNNFFSYQEAEQYDPAPSPISV